The region GCACTGAGGCGCTTCGCGGCGATCTCGAAGCTCGTCCGCGTGCGCGTGCTCGGCTCGACGAAGTAGGTGACGACCGTCCGCCCGCGGAGCGTCGGGACCTTCTTGATCGGCCGTTCCGAGATGTCGAGGAATCGGTCGGACAGATCGAGGATGGAGACGATCTCCTCGCGGGTCAGACTGCTGATGTCCAGAAGGTGTCGTTGCCGGAAGGTCATGCGCCGGGCTCCGCCTCCATCTCGAGAAGCACAACCTGATCCACGTGGCCACGCTCCGAGAGCCGCACCTTCACCGTCTGGAACGGCTCCGTCTCCACCCGGAGTCCCACGTAGTCTGCCTGGACCGGCAGCTCGCGCAGCCCGCGGTCGACGAGGACGGCCAGTCGCACCCGGCGAGGTCGTCCGTAGTCGTTGAGCGCATCCAGCGCTGCGCGCACCGTGCGACCGGTATACAGCACGTCGTCCACCAGCACGACCTTCCGGGCAGACAGGCGAAACGGCAGCTCCGTGGGACCTATCTCGGGTCGCGGCAGGCCCGCGAAGAGGTCGTCCCGGTAGAGCGTGATGTCGACCGCACCCACGGGCACCTGCTCGCCTTCGGCCTCCTCGATGAGTCGTGCCAGCCGTTCGGCCAGGTGGACCCCGCCGGTCCGGATGCCGACCAGCACGAGGTCCAGCACTCCTCCCTCGCGCTCGACGATCTCGTGGGCCAGACGACGCATCACCCGAGCCAAGGTCGCGTCGTCCATGAGCTGGCGCTTCTCGAGGATCGTCGTCATGCGCTCTCCGCGGCGCGTAACCTATGTCCCGGCCGGAGACGGGTCAACGGGATTCGAGGCACCCCGACAGCGCGCGGCCCCGTGCCCTCCGCCGCGGGCGTTGCACGGCTTTTCGTGCGGCCGTATTCTGGGAACGTGGTCACTGCGGCGGCGGTCATCATCGGGGACGAGATCCTTTCCGGGAAGGTGCGCGACACCAACGGACACCGTCTCATCGACCTCCTGCGGAGCGTGGGGGTGGAGCTCTGCCGCATCACCACGATCGGCGACGATCCGGCCCAGATCGCCGAGGAGGTCGGGCGCTGCGCGGCGCGCTACGACTACGTCTTCACCTCCGGCGGGATTGGTCCCACCCACGACGACCGCACGATGGAAGGGATCGCGCAGGCCTTCTCCGTCGGACTGGTGCGGCACCCGCGCCTGGAGAGCCTAGTCCGGCACTACCTCGGCGAACGCGTGGCCGAGGCCGCCTTCAAGATGGCGGAGGTCCCCGAGGGGACGCGACTCCTCGGGGACGGGCCGGTGCCCGCCTTGACCTTCCGGAATATCTTCATCCTCCCCGGCATACCCCAGTTCTTCGTCGCCCAGCTCGAGCTCGTGCGGAGCCTCTTCAGCGGCAAGTCGCCGACGCTCCACCGCCTCTACCTGCGCGCCGAGGAGTGCGACATCGCCGAGCTCCTTGGGCGCGTCCAGCGCGACCTGCCCAGCGTGAAGATCGGCAGTTATCCCCGCTTCGGCGACCCGAGCTACAGCGTCCTCGTGACCGTGGAAGGGAGCGACGCGGGGCAGGTGCAGACGGCGCTGACCGAGCTCATCACCCGCCTCCCCGAGGACCGGCTCCTGCGCGTCGAGTCCGGCGAGGAGTGATCGCTCCACCGGCACTGTAGTTCCTGAAATTGCAGGGACCTTCCTCCCTGCCATCGATTCGCCACATTCTCGCCGCCAACTCTCCTCGGACCTTCCCCGCGCAGGTCATTCGAGGCGCCTAGGCTCGTAGTGGCATGCGACGCCTGATCTCCTCCATCGATCCTCTCCTCGTCGGCTCTCTCGGCGCTCTCGCGCTGCTCCACGCCCCCGCGATCCGGTGGCTCGTGGGAACCTGGACCGACGAGAGCTATCAATCCTGGGGCTTTCTTCCGCTCCTCCTCGCTCTGGCCCAGCTTCGCCACCTCGGCCCGCGCCGCGCGGAGGCCAGCGCACCGCACCTCCGCGGACTCCTCCTCGTGGCGGCCACGACCCTCCTCGTGGCCCGCCTGGAGCTAAACGTCCTCTTAGCGGCCCTGGCGCTGCTCAGCCTGCAGCTCTGGGTCGCCGCCTATTTCGTCGAGCGGGGCCGATGGTACCTCCACCCTCGCCTCTGGCTCGGCCTCCTCTCGCTGCCCGCCGTCTACTGGGGGAACGCGCTCGTGGGCCACCGCCTCCAGGAGCTCGCCTCGCAGGGCGCCGCCACGATCTTGCGGCTCTACGGCCTGCCGCTCCGGCGACACGGCGCGGAGCTGAGCCTTGGCGAGACCACCCTCGTGGTGGATGCCAGCTGCAGCGGGATCCGCCTACTCTACGTGGGCCTGCTGCTCGGGCTGCTCACCCTGCCTTCGCTCCGGAGCCGCACGCGGCAGCTCCTCGGCTGGATGGGACTCCTCGTCGCGCTCGTCGGGGCCAACACCATGCGCGTCGTGGGCCTGGCCGCAGCGCAGCTCCACCTCGGTCGGCCTCTCGGCGACGCCGCCCACCAGAGCCTCGGCCTCGTGGCTTTCGTGGTGGTCGCCGCCCCGTTGCTCGTGCTGCTCCGGGAGCGACAGCCATCGCCCTCGTGCTCAGTTTCCACCGAGGGCTCCGCATGAGCGCCCGCACCGCCACTCTTGGCCTCCTCCTGGCTGCGCTCCTGCGTCCGCTAACCGCCGCCCCATCCAGGCCGGCCCTCGCTCCTGACGCAGGGCTCGCCCTCCCCGGGACGCTCTTCGGCGCGCCGGGCTCGCCCCTCTCGCTGAGCAAGGCCGAGGCCGCGCTCGTCGCGCGTCGTGGAGCGCGCATCCTCCGGCGAGCCTACGGGGCGACCCAGGTGGCCGCCGTCACCGTGCGAGGCGGTCTCAGAGAACACCACCCGCCGACGGCTTGCCTGCAGGCGGACGGCTTCACCGTCCTCGCCAGTCGCGAGAGGAAGACAGCCCACGGGTGCGCCACGGAGCTGACGTTGCGGCGGGGCTCGGAGGTGCGCGCGTTTCTGTACACCTATGACGACGGACGCCGCGCCGTCTGCAGCTACGCGGCCCGCACCATCCGTGCCCTCGGGCAGGCCCTGCTGGGGCGCGAGCGCACCTGGTCCACCGTCCAGATCCTCGACTCGGGTCCCGCCCGGGCCGAAGCCGCGCTCGCCGAACTGATGCACCACCGCCGAAGGAGACCCGAATAATGGACGCTACACCCCCTGTCCCCGCTTCCCCCGTTTCGCGGCACGCACCACCTCACCCCTTCCGGGCAGCGCCCTGGTACGACCCACGCGTCGAGCACCGCCCGTGCGCCTGCCCGAAGTGCGCCGCGACCGTGCGCCCGCGGCGAGGACGCCCCCTGCTGCGGGTGCTCGCGCTCCTCGCGGGAGGGGTCGCCCTCCCCACCTTCGCCTGGCTCTGCAACACCGCCCTCGGGGTGGTCGAGCTCGGCGGCATCGGAACGGTCGCGCTCTTCGCCACCGTCGCCTCCGCGCTGGCTCACCTCTTCTTCGCCCCGCGGCGCCCGCACCCCGACGGCCCCGGCTCGGTCGACCAGCTGCCAGGACCGACCTGGGCCCGCATCACGCTCCTTCTCGGTGCGCTCTTCAGCCTCCTCTTCTGGGGCTACCTGGCGCTCCTCTTCGTGCCGCTCATCCCCCTCTCGCTGCTGGCCATCATCTGGCTCGGCCTGGGTCTGGCCGGCCTCGCCCCCTACGGCGCGTTCGCCGTGGCTCTCGTGCACGTCCTTCGCGACCTCCGCGGCCTCCGCGAGCGCCTCCGTCGCCCGACGCGCGTCCTCCTCGTGGTGGTCCCCCTCGTGCTGCCCGTGGCCGCCGCCGCGCTCTCCGCCCTTCACGCCTCGGCCGCACGCCTTGGCCTCGACCGGACCGTGACCGCGCTCGTCGCCCTTCCGCCGCATTCGACCGAGCGCCTCCAGGCGGTCGCGGAGCTCCGGGTCGCGCCCGCCCTGCTCGTGGACGCGTACTTCCGCGCGGAAGGGGTCCCCGACCGGCAGGCCGCCATCGCCGACGCGTATCTTCGCCTCACCGACGAGACGCTCCACGAACCCGTGCGGCAGCGGGCGCGTCACCGTCGCGAGGCGCTCGTTCGTCCCTGGTGGTTCCTCGACCTTGGTTCGCCCTCCAGCGGTCCCTTTGGCCGCGGAGCCCTTCCCTTCCCCCTCGGAGGACTGCGATGAAAACGCTCGCCCATCTCTCGTTGGCGCTCGTCCTGGTCCTTCCGGGCGCAGCGCGGGCTCAGAGGTTCGGCCTCGTCCCCGCCGGAGCGGAGGATTCGCTCCCGCTCGTGCGGCACGATCTGACGGTCCGCGTCGTCCACCCGACCGTCGAGACCGTATTGACGCAAGAGTTCCAGAATCCACATGCTACCCCTCTAGAAACGACGTTCTATTACCCCGTCCCGCACGGGGCCGTGGTGACGAGCCTCGCCCTCTGGGTCAACGGGGTCCGGCGGGAGGCGCGGGTCCTCGAACGTCAGCGCGCCCGCGAGATCTACCAGGGGATCGTGAACCAGCGCCGCGACCCGGCCCTGGTCGAGCGCCTCTCCAGCACCCTCTTCCGCATTCGCATCTTTC is a window of Deltaproteobacteria bacterium DNA encoding:
- the pyrR gene encoding bifunctional pyr operon transcriptional regulator/uracil phosphoribosyltransferase PyrR; amino-acid sequence: MTTILEKRQLMDDATLARVMRRLAHEIVEREGGVLDLVLVGIRTGGVHLAERLARLIEEAEGEQVPVGAVDITLYRDDLFAGLPRPEIGPTELPFRLSARKVVLVDDVLYTGRTVRAALDALNDYGRPRRVRLAVLVDRGLRELPVQADYVGLRVETEPFQTVKVRLSERGHVDQVVLLEMEAEPGA
- a CDS encoding competence/damage-inducible protein A, with protein sequence MRPYSGNVVTAAAVIIGDEILSGKVRDTNGHRLIDLLRSVGVELCRITTIGDDPAQIAEEVGRCAARYDYVFTSGGIGPTHDDRTMEGIAQAFSVGLVRHPRLESLVRHYLGERVAEAAFKMAEVPEGTRLLGDGPVPALTFRNIFILPGIPQFFVAQLELVRSLFSGKSPTLHRLYLRAEECDIAELLGRVQRDLPSVKIGSYPRFGDPSYSVLVTVEGSDAGQVQTALTELITRLPEDRLLRVESGEE
- a CDS encoding exosortase/archaeosortase family protein, with amino-acid sequence MRRLISSIDPLLVGSLGALALLHAPAIRWLVGTWTDESYQSWGFLPLLLALAQLRHLGPRRAEASAPHLRGLLLVAATTLLVARLELNVLLAALALLSLQLWVAAYFVERGRWYLHPRLWLGLLSLPAVYWGNALVGHRLQELASQGAATILRLYGLPLRRHGAELSLGETTLVVDASCSGIRLLYVGLLLGLLTLPSLRSRTRQLLGWMGLLVALVGANTMRVVGLAAAQLHLGRPLGDAAHQSLGLVAFVVVAAPLLVLLRERQPSPSCSVSTEGSA
- a CDS encoding exosortase-associated EpsI family protein — translated: MSARTATLGLLLAALLRPLTAAPSRPALAPDAGLALPGTLFGAPGSPLSLSKAEAALVARRGARILRRAYGATQVAAVTVRGGLREHHPPTACLQADGFTVLASRERKTAHGCATELTLRRGSEVRAFLYTYDDGRRAVCSYAARTIRALGQALLGRERTWSTVQILDSGPARAEAALAELMHHRRRRPE